From a single bacterium genomic region:
- the hypE gene encoding hydrogenase expression/formation protein HypE, whose translation MNGETIQLGHGNGGRMMAGLISDLFRRHFANPFLNPLDDGALLPELEPGQRLSFSTDSFVVDPLFFPGGCIGELAVNGTVNDLCMCGSQPRWLSAGFIIEEGLPLEDLDRIAAAMAEAAARVGVQIVTGDTKVVEKGKADKLFINTSGIGVIAHGLTLGSRHLQPGDRLIISGTLGDHGIAILSRRQNLGFSTALLSDTAPLHELTALLLSECGEAVHALRDPTRGGLAATCHEFARGSSLEIRLEEKALPVRPDVAAACGLLGLDPLYIANEGKLVAAIAGEAAESAVAALRSHPLSRDAAVIGEVKKGEAGLVALHTSLGAWRLVDLPAGELLPRIC comes from the coding sequence GTGAACGGCGAAACGATCCAGCTCGGCCATGGCAACGGCGGCCGTATGATGGCCGGCCTCATCTCCGATCTTTTCCGGCGCCACTTCGCCAATCCCTTTCTCAATCCCCTCGACGATGGCGCCCTGCTGCCTGAACTGGAGCCGGGCCAGCGCCTCTCCTTCTCCACCGACAGTTTCGTCGTCGATCCCCTGTTTTTCCCCGGCGGTTGCATCGGCGAGTTGGCGGTCAACGGCACGGTCAACGATCTGTGTATGTGCGGCAGCCAGCCCCGCTGGCTCAGCGCCGGATTCATCATCGAGGAGGGCTTGCCCCTCGAGGATCTGGACCGAATCGCCGCAGCGATGGCGGAGGCGGCAGCCCGAGTGGGGGTGCAAATCGTCACTGGTGACACCAAGGTCGTCGAAAAGGGCAAGGCCGACAAGCTCTTCATCAACACCAGCGGCATCGGCGTGATCGCACATGGGTTGACGCTCGGCTCCCGCCATCTCCAACCGGGCGACCGGCTGATCATCAGCGGCACGCTCGGCGACCATGGCATCGCCATTCTCTCCCGGCGGCAGAATCTCGGTTTCTCCACCGCGCTGCTAAGCGACACTGCTCCTCTGCATGAACTGACCGCCCTGCTCCTGTCGGAGTGCGGCGAGGCCGTGCATGCCCTGCGCGACCCGACGCGCGGCGGCCTTGCAGCCACCTGTCACGAGTTCGCCAGGGGATCAAGCCTCGAGATCCGCCTGGAGGAGAAAGCGCTGCCGGTGCGGCCGGACGTAGCCGCCGCCTGCGGGCTGCTGGGTCTCGATCCGCTCTATATCGCCAACGAGGGCAAGCTGGTGGCGGCGATCGCCGGAGAAGCCGCGGAGAGCGCGGTGGCGGCCTTGCGGAGCCATCCCCTCAGCCGCGATGCGGCAGTGATCGGTGAGGTCAAAAAGGGGGAAGCGGGACTGGTGGCGCTGCACACCAGCCTCGGCGCCTGGCGCCTCGTGGATCTGCCGGCGGGGGAATTGCTGCCGCGCATTTGCTGA
- the hypD gene encoding hydrogenase formation protein HypD has translation MNLAPFAHPEVASRLLEEIRNALHHPWVIMETCGGQTHAILRLGLDQLLPRGIELVHGPGCPVCVTPSARIDAAIALAARPGVTLATFGDMMRVPGSTTTLFAARAAGGKVEMVYSALDALALARRSPGREIVFFAIGFETTAPGSALAVARARSERIRNFSLLTAHVLVPPAVRALLQSPGNRVQGYLAAGHACAILGWQPYEALAAEFQVPIVVTGFEAADLLRGIGRVVQMLEAGEARVENAYERVVRREGNLPAQAQLQSVFEVCDCEWRGIGVIPASGLRLRPEYAAWDAQVKFSGLIAEKAVPTECISGAILQGLKKPPDCPAFGGRCTPLRPLGAPMVSAEGACAAYFSYHRNPERA, from the coding sequence ATGAACCTCGCCCCCTTTGCCCACCCTGAAGTGGCCAGCCGGCTGCTCGAGGAGATCCGCAACGCGCTACACCACCCCTGGGTGATCATGGAGACCTGCGGCGGCCAGACCCACGCCATTCTCCGCCTCGGCCTTGACCAGCTTTTGCCCCGCGGCATCGAACTGGTGCACGGACCGGGTTGTCCGGTCTGCGTTACGCCATCCGCACGCATCGACGCAGCAATAGCCTTAGCCGCCCGCCCCGGGGTGACACTCGCCACCTTCGGAGACATGATGCGCGTCCCCGGTTCCACCACCACCCTGTTTGCCGCCCGAGCCGCCGGCGGAAAAGTGGAGATGGTCTACTCCGCCCTCGACGCCCTCGCGCTGGCGCGACGGTCGCCCGGACGTGAGATCGTCTTTTTTGCCATCGGCTTCGAGACCACCGCCCCGGGCAGTGCCCTCGCCGTCGCCCGCGCCCGCAGCGAAAGGATCCGGAACTTTTCTCTGCTGACCGCCCATGTGCTCGTCCCCCCCGCCGTGCGCGCCCTGCTGCAAAGCCCCGGCAATCGGGTGCAGGGTTATCTCGCTGCGGGTCATGCCTGTGCTATCCTCGGCTGGCAGCCCTATGAGGCTCTGGCCGCCGAGTTCCAGGTGCCGATCGTCGTCACCGGCTTTGAAGCGGCCGACCTCCTCCGCGGCATCGGACGGGTGGTGCAGATGCTTGAGGCGGGCGAGGCGCGGGTCGAAAATGCCTATGAACGCGTGGTGCGCCGCGAGGGCAACCTCCCGGCCCAAGCGCAGCTGCAGAGCGTCTTCGAAGTATGTGATTGCGAATGGAGGGGAATCGGTGTCATCCCCGCCAGCGGCCTCCGACTACGGCCCGAGTATGCGGCATGGGATGCGCAGGTCAAATTCAGCGGGCTGATAGCGGAAAAAGCGGTCCCGACGGAGTGCATCAGCGGAGCAATCCTCCAGGGCCTGAAAAAACCGCCCGACTGTCCGGCATTCGGCGGCCGCTGCACCCCGCTGCGTCCCCTCGGAGCGCCCATGGTATCGGCCGAAGGGGCGTGTGCCGCCTATTTCAGTTACCATCGCAATCCGGAGCGCGCCTGA
- a CDS encoding HypC/HybG/HupF family hydrogenase formation chaperone: MCVAAPGKVLRLYETEGLQMGEVDFGGISKQVCLAHVPAVRAGDHVMVHAGFALEIIDAAEVEQFYALWRAVLDTRTGDRPRAEAGDDAL; the protein is encoded by the coding sequence ATGTGCGTCGCTGCACCGGGAAAGGTCCTCCGGCTCTATGAAACGGAGGGGTTGCAGATGGGGGAGGTCGATTTTGGCGGCATCAGCAAGCAGGTCTGCCTTGCGCATGTACCGGCGGTACGGGCTGGAGATCATGTGATGGTGCATGCCGGATTTGCTCTCGAGATCATCGACGCCGCCGAGGTGGAGCAGTTTTATGCCCTGTGGCGGGCCGTGCTCGACACCCGAACCGGGGATCGCCCACGCGCCGAGGCGGGGGATGACGCGTTATGA